The genomic interval AGAAGacacaattttacaagttttataatttaaaaataagacactttaaacaattaattttgaccCCTTCGGTAGTTGTAGTGTTAGTCATTTGTGTGATAGAATCTGTGATGCTTACCCCGCGACGGCTTAGCACCTTCCTCCTGTTGCTGATGCTGCTGCTCTTGCAGcgcttgttgttgttgctgttgctgttgctgttgctgctgctgctgctgctgctgctgctgctgcagcGATTGTTGAGCCCGCATTTCCTCGCCCATATGCTGCATCTGTTGCTGCAGCTGCTGCTGCTGCAGCTGCAGTTGCTGCAGTGCATTCATAAGAGCTTGTTCTGAAAGAGTGAAAAactatcttaaaaaatagtataaacacgaaaaaaatacatacttcattatgttgtttataaaaaacactatcactttgtcctctttcatttttttctattaccagtcatttacgagaaaaacgctggcaaGTAAATCGCTGAATCatgcattatattaattttctattgaaattttaattatacttacgAGTATTTTCATTCGCAGCCATATTTctgcaaaaaaaattgtattatttaaaaaataatctattTGCATTTGTGAATAAAGTTCCGAAAAGCACTCATcccctatttttatttaaaaatgaaaaatagtaCTTACCTGTCAACAGTATGGTGGTTGAACTGAAACTGAATAAAACATCTGCGGTATGTGACTTCCAAAGGAAGAGAATTGGTGGGGCAAATTCCAGGATTCCATGCTTTGTTCATATGTTTCATTGCAAGGTCATTTAGATTGTAAATATAGAATACACAACAACAGTGCAATACGCTTTGGGACAAGCCGTCCACTCTTCATCAGCTCCTACATTGTTTCAAGTTTGCCGCCCGCTTCGAACGTAAAGAAGGACAGCGCGTGAAAAAGAAGACACAGCATAAACAAATCGGTATATGTTGGCgaaacaataccaatgcaatgcAGTATTCTctctgtaaatgttaaaattgtatccccactactggggggattccccacgaaatcagtcaagaattaaaacacgatcggtcgccgaaacgacgagaatcgaatatcggtgagacacatactaatgcaagcaaaggaaaagattgtaactttcttatttcttactattttttcatgaaactattaccgttgtatttgtctagatttcctgattaaaatgacaccaaacatgatataattacgttaacaattgtgtgtgtaacgagtgattaaagtttttaacgtaaaagaggacggcgaatggaaaagaaagagaagcagaagattgacgcgttcggcaaacatgaaacactcgtgcgtcttctgccttttaaattcaaaaatcaaaattctttatttttggagtttcatcaatgaagctttgattatcgtattcgtctcgtttttctgattaaaatggtaccaaacacggtataattaaaatcataattacttgtatagcaagcctttagaaggaattcgcacctctaccgtaaatgttacatcccaaacttttatggcttgttacataagtaattacgatcgtaatcgtatcgtgtttggtgtcattttaatcagaaaaacgagacaaatacaatggtaaaagtttcattgacgaaaaaccaaaaataaagaattttaatttttaaatttaaaagacagaacacgcacgagtctttcatatttgccgaacgctcgaaactctatccctctttgtcttttgtatggctgtctctttctacgttcagcATCTCTTCCAACGTTTAGGAAAGGCAAACAGCAGTCAGTTGTATCGAGTATCGTGCCACGCTTTCTTGAGCTCAGCGCGATACAGGCAAAATTGAAGACTGCGTAATAGGTATTCGAAGTAcagcttttcctttttttatattttttattttttttttttattttaagaaactagagtaagatataaaaattgattctgctttgagcgaatcaaaaaaaagggtccaattctgctttgagcgaatcaaaaaaagagtcctattctgctttgagcgaatcaaaaaaagggtcgtattctgctttgagcgaatcaaaaaaagagtcctattctgctttgagcgaatcaaaaaaagggtcctattctgctttgagcgaatcaaaaaaagggtccaattctgctttgagcgaatcaaaaaaagggtcgtattctgctttgagcgaatcaaaaaaagagtcctattctgctttgagcgaatcaaaaaaagggtcctattctgctttgagcgaatcaaaaaaagggtccaattctgctttgagcgaatcaaaaaaagggtcgtattctgctttgagcgaatcaaaaaaagagtcctattctgctttgagcgaatcaaaaaaagggtcctattctgctttgagcgaatcaaaaaaagggtccaattctgctttgagcgaatcaaaaaaagggtcgtattctgctttgagcgaatcaaaaaaagagtcctattctgctttgagcgaatcaaaaaaagggtcctattctgctttgagcgaatcaaaaaaagggtccaattctgctttgagcgaatcaaaaaaagggtcgtattctgctttgagcgaatcaaaaaaagggtcctattctgctttgagcgaatcaaaaacaAGTGAGCCAATTGTGGTTTGAAGTAATCACTTTTTTAGAAGTCTCATATATACAACTATGGGCAGACCGACAAAAGATGCATCCCGAAGGAAAAAGAATCGAGCGAAAGAATCGCACGAAGTTAAACAATTACGTCTGTCAAGGAATCGTGAAATAAATGCACAGGCACGGCGTCAAGAAACTATTAATGAACGCCGTTCGAGATTATCCGCAATGCGGAAATACGCACGTTCGAAAGTGTCACGCGAAACAACAGGTGAAAAAAAAAGGCGGCTAAGTAGAATTTCTAACCGTTTAAAGAACGAATCGGCCgtggaacgatcacgtcggatcggattaatgcgccggcgattagcaaacgaatcggccgaggaacgatcacgtcggatcggattaatccgccggcgattagcaaacgaatcggccgaggaacgatcacgtcggatcggattaatgcgccggcgattagcaaacgaatcggccgaggaacgatcacgtcggatcggattaatgcgccggcgattagcaaacgaatcggccgaggaacgatcacgtcggatcggattaatgcgccggcgattagcaaacgaatcgggccaggaacgatcacgtcggatcggattaatgcgccggcgattagcaaacgaatcgggccaggaacgatcacgtcggatcggattaatccacCGGCGATTAGAGAACGAATcggccgaggaacgatcacgtcggatcggattaatccgccggcgattagcaaacgaatcgggccaggaacgatcacgtcggatcagATTAATCCACCGGCGATTAGAGATCGAATcggccgaggaacgatcacgtcggatcggaatAATAcgccggcgattagcaaacgaatcgggccaggaacgatcacgtcggatcggattaatccaaCGGCGATTAGAGAACGAATcggccgaggaacgatcacgtcggatcggattaatccgccggcgattagcaaacgaatcggcccaggaacgatcacgtcggatcggattaatccacCGGCGATTAGAGAATGAATcggccgaggaacgatcacgtcggatcggattaatccgccggcgattagcaaacgaatcggcccaggaacgatcacgtcggatcggattaatccacCGGCGATTAGAGAACGAATCTACGAAACAACGTTCACAACGTCTAATGCTCGCAAGAAATCGTACGCGGGAAGTGGTACTAACAGAATGTACCGAATCAAGAAATACACGCTTAAATGATATGCGCGAACATGCTAGAAACCGAAGAAAAGAGCTTCTTCTTCAGGCAGACAGTTTTAAATcggctattaatatttttgctgaTGTACCGTGTGCGGTGTGTTGCAAAACTTTATATCCGCAGCAACGTTACGCTTTGCACACGCAGCCTCTGTCTCATCTAATTCCTGCAAATCTGATAGAATTAGAGAAGATAACAACATGTTCTCGCTGCCTACATCATCTTAAAAAGCACAAAGTTCCATCGCAGGCATTGTGGAATAAAATGGAAGTAATGCAAGTACCTCAGGTGATATCAGATTTATCGGAAATCGAAAAACACATGTTGTGCAGAATAGTCCCGTTCcttaaaatcatgaaaattcaaaatcgcTTCAGTCAGAATTGGTGCAAAGGTCAGGTAGTCCTATTTGCCCGTGATGTATTCGAAGTTGCCGAACAACTTCCAGTTAGGTTAAACCAGAccggtataatgattgtcgtagaaagcctagaaaatttggaacgacAGCGACAATTTGAAATAGACGTCGGTAAACTTCGAAGAGCTTTAGAATGGCTGCTACAAAATAATGCTTTGTACAAAGATGTGCGACCATGTTTttctaatattatcaataacattTCGGAAATAGCTCATGTCACTGAAGAGCTTCCTATTGTaagaaaagaaattgaagttGCACAAAGAATTACTGAATCAAGCAGTAAATTTGTGCATGTAGGCCATAATGTAGCTATTTTACGAGGCACGTGCCATCAAGCTAGCGATCGCTTCAGCATCGAATCTCGCGGTAAGCAATGCACAGGCATAGCTGCAGTTGCTTGTGTTGCGTTTAATTTGCTCGATCCTAGTACGTGGTGTACTAGTGATGTTGATTATGTACTTTTAGTAGGAGATAAATATTACCGTGATTGCATTGAAGCGCGAAATAACCCTGACCCCGGAGAAGTCAATGTAGACTACTTAGCTGTAACAGAATTATTGCCACACTTATCGTTTAATAATATCAGAGTCGGTATTGACATTGGCTATGAAATGGCTGTAAATGGTCATATTGACATTGATAACGGTGATGAaggattcccaaatttaaagaacggtttaattatgtttttccaACAGTATACATACGGAATTCTTACCGCGAATTTTATATCAGTCGCTGTATCATGCAGCAACCAGTCGGAAAGTCCCTGCTATTGGTTGTTTGATTCCCACGCAAGAGGTCCGAAAGGATATAAAGCACCGTCACGGGGCCTTTCATGCTGTATGAAATTTACGAATATTGAAGATTTACACATGATCTTGCGTCGTAATTTATATGCTAAAGGAGGCAATAGCAATGTGCTAAATATCTACTCATTAACACCTCTAGCAATTGCACCCGAAAGGAATAGATCCCCACAAGTCGAAAGGATACAACAATCACCTGCTGCGACTACTCATACAGAGTCCGGCGAGGCGCAAGTTGTTTTCGCAACAAGTATGTTACGTTCGATTGATGACGATATTcccaatatcgataatatcgtctCTATCGGTAATAATAACAACACAGAAAATGACCCGATAAGATTGGCGAATATACATAGAAAAACTGCGCCTCCTTTGAACCTAGAGAGGGAAAGAAGAATGGAAGAACTGTGTTGGTTCTTTCTATTTCCAGATGGAAAAAATGGTTTCGGAGAGCACCGAGATATCTCAATAACACCACTGGATTACTTCCAAGCGCGTATTCTGAGCAATGACAAACGATTTCAACGAACAGATTATTTGTTCTTCGCATTATCTGTTGTTGAATATTATCGCGCAAAAGCTAGCGTTTCAGTATCATGTAGAATGCGCCAAGGAGAACATACTCCACAGCGATTAGTAGATAATATGCACCTCACGATGAGAAATATAAGAGGATCGGTATCATACTGGAAACGTTGCTGCTCGGAATTAATCGCCATGGTTCGAAGTCTTGGACCGCCCACATGGTTTGCTACCTTCTCTTGCAATGATCTAAACTGGCCAGATATGTTGAAAGCGTTACTCTTATCCGATGGTCGTCCCATTAccgaatttgaaaacctaactTTTGCGGATCGACTAAAGTTGGTTCAGAAATATCCAGTAGTTATAGCAAGACAATTTACGGTACGAGTAAACGCGTTGATGCAGTATTTAAAAAACTCTCATTGCTTAGGTGGCGTTGTTATCGATTTTTGGTATAGAATTGAATTTCAGAATAGGGGAAGTCCACATTTACACATGCTGATTTGGTGTGAAAATGTACCCGATTTCCTTACCAACGAAGGCCGCAACGTTATTGAGAAAGTTGTATCTTGTTCATTGGAAGCAGAAAACCAAGATATGAGCGACATAGTACAAAGAgtccaaattcataaacattCTGATACATGTTACAAAGATCGTAATAATCGTTGTTGTCGTTTCGGATTTCCTAGACCGATAAGTGAAACAACGATGTGCTTGGGTCCAGATGACACACTTGCCAACAATGGACGTTTCTGTGTACTTAAGAGAACCGTAAATGAAGTTATGGTAAATAATTACAATCCAACTCTTTTAAAGCTTTGGGAAGCAAACATGGATATTCAACCATGCGGAAATGTTACAGCAGTTGCATATTATATTGCTAAGTACGCAAGTAAGTGCGAGCCGCAGGATACAGGAGACGTTATTAAAGAAGCCGTTTCCCGTGCGAAACGCCGCGGCGGTACCGTCTGGAATCAATTATTTTCGGTATCTATGGCAATTCTGTCCCAACGAATGGTCAGTGCTGCAGAATGTGCTTATCGATTATGCCATCTGCCTCTTAAAATGAGCTCGCGAAAAGCTGTATTTATAAACAGCTGTCGGCCTGAGCAGAGATACAGAATTTTGCGTTTCGAAGGATATGAaacatcatttttcaataacatATTCGATCGTTACGCAAAGAGACCGGACAGTCTAGAGAATTTGAGCTTAGCTGAATTTGCTGTCCGATATGAAACAGTTTCAAGTGGAATGTGGACAGAAGAGGATGGAGACGCAGAACTTAGAAATGACGATGAAGAAACATCGAGGTCgaggtttataaaattgaaggacAATACTCGAATGCGAATAAGAAATAAAGCAGCTGTACTTCGCCACCGATATTATACCTTGAACAGTGATAGAGAAGGATATTTCTATAACTTGATAGTGTGTCACATTCCATTTCGTGATGAAAGTACACTTATGTCCGAAAACGAATCTTCGGAACAATGTTTTCTTCGACGGCGACACGAATTGAAACCTATGTTGGGAAACGCAACCGTTGAACAATTTACTCACGCAGAACAAATTATTGAAGCAGCGCTGGCCCAGGCTGTAGCTTTGAACGTTGTACGCGAAGGGGAAACTAATAATGAACAGTTAAGAGAACCAGTCAGCATTCATGCCGACGAAACAGTATATTGCGATCAAGTTGATTTGTATGAGGATCAACAGCAAGAAACACTTGCAATGCCAGAAGACGTGTTCCTTAACAGTATTCGAAGTCTTAACGTTCAACagaaaagtttattgaaatcagTTTCC from Megachile rotundata isolate GNS110a unplaced genomic scaffold, iyMegRotu1 scaffold0057, whole genome shotgun sequence carries:
- the LOC143266145 gene encoding uncharacterized protein LOC143266145, yielding MKHMNKAWNPGICPTNSLPLEVTYRRCFIQFQFNHHTVDRNMAANENTQQALMNALQQLQLQQQQLQQQMQHMGEEMRAQQSLQQQQQQQQQQQQQQQQQQQQALQEQQHQQQEEGAKPSRVRGTAAGTRRKPYRGRRRGRRRGGGGWGGVGRGVIDGPNCLYQFFNK
- the LOC143266144 gene encoding uncharacterized protein LOC143266144, producing the protein MGRPTKDASRRKKNRAKESHEVKQLRLSRNREINAQARRQETINERRSRLSAMRKYARSKVSRETTGEKKRRLSRISNRLKNESAVERSRRIGLMRRRLANESAEERSRRIGLIRRRLANESAEERSRRIGLMRRRLANESAEERSRRIGLMRRRLANESAEERSRRIGLMRRRLANESGQERSRRIGLMRRRLANESGQERSRRIGLIHRRLENESAEERSRRIGLIRRRLANESGQERSRRIRLIHRRLEIESAEERSRRIGIIRRRLANESGQERSRRIGLIQRRLENESAEERSRRIGLIRRRLANESAQERSRRIGLIHRRLENESAEERSRRIGLIRRRLANESAQERSRRIGLIHRRLENESTKQRSQRLMLARNRTREVVLTECTESRNTRLNDMREHARNRRKELLLQADSFKSAINIFADVPCAVCCKTLYPQQRYALHTQPLSHLIPANLIELEKITTCSRCLHHLKKHKVPSQALWNKMEVMQVPQVISDLSEIEKHMLCRIVPFLKIMKIQNRFSQNWCKGQVVLFARDVFEVAEQLPVRLNQTGIMIVVESLENLERQRQFEIDVGKLRRALEWLLQNNALYKDVRPCFSNIINNISEIAHVTEELPIVRKEIEVAQRITESSSKFVHVGHNVAILRGTCHQASDRFSIESRGKQCTGIAAVACVAFNLLDPSTWCTSDVDYVLLVGDKYYRDCIEARNNPDPGEVNVDYLAVTELLPHLSFNNIRVGIDIGYEMAVNGHIDIDNGDEGFPNLKNGLIMFFQQYTYGILTANFISVAVSCSNQSESPCYWLFDSHARGPKGYKAPSRGLSCCMKFTNIEDLHMILRRNLYAKGGNSNVLNIYSLTPLAIAPERNRSPQVERIQQSPAATTHTESGEAQVVFATSMLRSIDDDIPNIDNIVSIGNNNNTENDPIRLANIHRKTAPPLNLERERRMEELCWFFLFPDGKNGFGEHRDISITPLDYFQARILSNDKRFQRTDYLFFALSVVEYYRAKASVSVSCRMRQGEHTPQRLVDNMHLTMRNIRGSVSYWKRCCSELIAMVRSLGPPTWFATFSCNDLNWPDMLKALLLSDGRPITEFENLTFADRLKLVQKYPVVIARQFTVRVNALMQYLKNSHCLGGVVIDFWYRIEFQNRGSPHLHMLIWCENVPDFLTNEGRNVIEKVVSCSLEAENQDMSDIVQRVQIHKHSDTCYKDRNNRCCRFGFPRPISETTMCLGPDDTLANNGRFCVLKRTVNEVMVNNYNPTLLKLWEANMDIQPCGNVTAVAYYIAKYASKCEPQDTGDVIKEAVSRAKRRGGTVWNQLFSVSMAILSQRMVSAAECAYRLCHLPLKMSSRKAVFINSCRPEQRYRILRFEGYETSFFNNIFDRYAKRPDSLENLSLAEFAVRYETVSSGMWTEEDGDAELRNDDEETSRSRFIKLKDNTRMRIRNKAAVLRHRYYTLNSDREGYFYNLIVCHIPFRDESTLMSENESSEQCFLRRRHELKPMLGNATVEQFTHAEQIIEAALAQAVALNVVREGETNNEQLREPVSIHADETVYCDQVDLYEDQQQETLAMPEDVFLNSIRSLNVQQKSLLKSVSSVIEKDIKKNDDEDTEQMLLFITGGAGSGKSFILKLLVEHIKRCYNPTVDMMIKPLFIEVASLTGVAARQIFGKTLHSLFSLPIEKGTAMTYRRLTGQRLEQERRKWRYIRWLIIDEISMVSYENLRIIHLRLQEFKMNDKLFGGVNVLLFGDIMQLPPVKGHWCFIQPHWCSAEINLWHQFSFCELTINMRQRDDVEFIDLLNNLRFGEVTTFQLQILCERRRVPLTGEFEDGEAVRIFPTIKLVDEYNTKMTDKLAQSHRMYIIDAVDESREAATYGKRPPENVIPTNVNNCGGLLHTITLAEGSRIMLRRNISISDGLINGAMGIVKKFIWPALRRDQLEEGELPDSVLIKFDDESVGNRFKDIDGYIPISPVSATFQATKGYGDVERRMLPLILSWAVTVHKLQGTTLNKAVIDLGKRNFAKGQIYVALSRVKSLDGLVLSDLAPNKILVKPHDERALAEMERLRRLLLQTNTANHLPATDT